The Nostoc sp. 'Lobaria pulmonaria (5183) cyanobiont' genome window below encodes:
- a CDS encoding Hsp70 family protein has product MAIAIDFGTSNTVIARWNPVTQQPETLTLPGLSIKQSLNPPLIPSLVYVEDASQNQVLVGQQVRDRGFDLKGETRFFRSFKRGIGADIQGFLPELDGQIVTFEQVGQWFLTKVIEELAPLQGGLDSLVLTVPVDSFEAYRHWLGTVCQSLPVEQVRMLDEPTAAALGYGLADQEILLVIDFGGGTLDLSLVRLDQGVQATTKPLGFILKWGNKSLAEDSKQKVKTARVLAKAGQNLGGTDIDNWLVDYFAKTQELAVSPLTTRLAERVKIQLSTQNQASEVYFDDETFESYELELNRDTFDNILKEHAFFELLDESMTTLLQQARRQGIELPNINAVLLVGGTVQLPAVQTWIKQYFEPEKIRCERPFEAIAQGALQLAQGIQIKDFLYHSYGIRYWDRRNQRHKWHSLIKAGQAYPMSQPVELVLGASMENQPSIELIVGELGADTASTEVYFDGDRLITRRMDNSETSVKPLNEQEGARTIAQLTPAGYPGSDRIKILFQVDEQRFLRITVEDLLTNDTLLENQLVAQLS; this is encoded by the coding sequence ATGGCGATCGCAATCGATTTTGGTACTAGCAACACAGTCATTGCTCGTTGGAACCCTGTAACCCAGCAGCCAGAAACCCTGACTCTACCAGGTTTATCAATTAAACAAAGTCTCAATCCGCCACTGATTCCCAGCTTGGTTTATGTTGAAGACGCAAGTCAAAATCAAGTCTTAGTCGGGCAACAAGTACGCGATCGCGGTTTTGACCTCAAAGGCGAAACGCGATTTTTCCGCAGTTTCAAACGCGGTATTGGTGCAGATATTCAAGGTTTCTTACCCGAACTAGATGGGCAAATTGTCACCTTTGAACAAGTAGGGCAATGGTTCCTCACCAAAGTAATTGAAGAACTAGCGCCTCTGCAAGGTGGGTTAGATTCTCTCGTGTTAACCGTACCTGTAGACAGTTTTGAAGCCTATCGTCATTGGTTGGGGACAGTATGTCAATCCCTTCCCGTCGAACAAGTACGAATGTTGGATGAACCCACAGCCGCAGCCTTAGGTTATGGCTTGGCAGATCAAGAAATTCTCTTGGTGATCGACTTTGGTGGCGGTACTTTGGATTTGTCCCTTGTCCGGTTGGATCAAGGTGTGCAAGCAACCACCAAACCACTCGGATTTATCCTGAAGTGGGGTAATAAGTCCTTGGCTGAAGATTCAAAACAAAAAGTCAAAACTGCCCGTGTATTGGCGAAAGCTGGGCAAAATTTGGGCGGTACTGATATTGATAATTGGTTGGTAGATTACTTTGCCAAAACTCAAGAGTTGGCGGTAAGTCCTTTGACAACAAGATTGGCAGAACGGGTGAAAATTCAGCTATCAACTCAAAATCAAGCTAGTGAAGTTTATTTTGATGATGAGACATTTGAAAGCTATGAACTGGAACTAAACCGCGACACTTTTGATAATATCCTTAAAGAACACGCCTTTTTTGAGTTATTGGATGAGTCGATGACGACACTGTTGCAGCAAGCAAGACGGCAAGGGATAGAACTTCCAAATATTAATGCAGTTTTGTTAGTTGGTGGGACAGTGCAATTGCCGGCAGTGCAGACATGGATCAAACAGTATTTTGAGCCAGAAAAAATCCGTTGCGAACGTCCCTTTGAAGCGATCGCTCAAGGTGCATTACAGTTAGCACAAGGGATACAAATTAAAGACTTTCTTTACCATAGTTATGGTATCCGCTACTGGGATCGCCGCAATCAGCGTCACAAATGGCATTCTTTAATTAAAGCTGGACAGGCATACCCAATGAGTCAGCCAGTAGAATTAGTCTTAGGCGCTTCTATGGAAAATCAGCCTAGTATTGAATTAATTGTGGGAGAATTGGGAGCAGATACAGCTAGTACTGAAGTTTATTTTGATGGCGATCGCTTAATTACCCGTCGTATGGACAATAGTGAAACCAGTGTCAAACCCCTCAACGAGCAAGAAGGGGCGAGGACAATTGCCCAACTGACACCAGCCGGATATCCTGGAAGCGATCGCATCAAAATCCTTTTTCAAGTTGATGAACAACGCTTTTTACGAATCACCGTTGAGGACTTGTTAACGAATGACACACTTTTAGAAAATCAACTTGTGGCACAGTTGAGTTAA